The Lycium ferocissimum isolate CSIRO_LF1 chromosome 10, AGI_CSIRO_Lferr_CH_V1, whole genome shotgun sequence genome window below encodes:
- the LOC132034659 gene encoding uncharacterized protein LOC132034659 yields the protein MKIPKRFCMPDIPNYNGTTDPEEHVTVYTCAIKGNDLADNERESVLLKKFGETLPKGAIIWYHNLPENLINSFAMLADAFVKAHAGAIKVETRKSDLFNVKLRDNKTLCEFVARFQMERMDLPPVTDDWAVQAFTQGLNSRNSITSIELKQNLIEYPAIAWADVHNRYQSKIRVEDDKILRAASVSWHSSKGNDPSRRIKDRDSRPLYDKYQPYPLDRRGNGRTANQARTIGGMIEGTIKAQVIVD from the coding sequence ATGAAAATCCCGAAGAGATTTTGCATGCCCGATATCCCAAATTATAACGGGACAACGGACCCAGAAGAACATGTGACTGTATATACGTGTGCTATTAAAGGCAACGATCTCGCTGACAATGAAAGGGAATCAGTGCTGCTTAAGAAATTCGGGGAAACCCTGCCCAAGGGAGCAATTATTTGGTATCACAACTTGCCTGAGAATTTGATTAATTCATTTGCCATGCTCGCGGATGCTTTTGTCAAAGCTCATGCCGGGGCCATCAAGGTCGAAACCCGAAAATCGGACTTGTTCAACGTTAAGCTGCGAGATAACAAAACCCTCTGCGAGTTTGTGGCTCGGTTTCAGATGGAACGCATGGACTTACCTCCGGTCACTGACGATTGGGCCGTTCAGGCTTTCACTCAAGGGCTCAACTCAAGAAACTCGATCACATCTATAGAGCTAAAGCAAAATCTGATAGAATACCCGGCAATCGCCTGGGCTGATGTACACAACAGGTATCAATCAAAGATCAGGGTCGAAGATGATAAGATTCTGAGAGCCGCCTCAGTATCATGGCATTCCAGTAAAGGGAATGATCCATCGAGGAGAATAAAAGATCGGGATTCCAGACCATTATATGACAAGTATCAACCTTACCCACTTGATCGAAGGGGGAATGGGCGAACAGCGAATCAAGCAAGAACGATAGGAGGAATGATCGAAGGAACGATCAAGGCCCAAGTAATCGTGGACTGA